In Paenibacillus ihbetae, the following are encoded in one genomic region:
- a CDS encoding DinB family protein — MREFIFEHLDFVRNQTMNILHQVSDAEAEMIPEGINNHIKWNAGHIYYTLESFAFVVNGEPAELPEAYRELFQSGSKPREFKGAWPSMEEIIQHLEGQVRRIEERYAHRLQEAVKSPYTTSKGLKLTTVEEFLSFCLYHEGMHFDKIKTILNRVTYVK; from the coding sequence ATGAGAGAATTTATATTTGAGCATTTGGATTTCGTACGGAATCAGACAATGAATATCCTCCACCAGGTGTCCGACGCGGAAGCCGAGATGATCCCGGAGGGCATCAACAACCATATAAAGTGGAATGCAGGGCATATTTATTATACGCTGGAATCGTTTGCTTTCGTTGTGAACGGCGAACCGGCGGAGCTGCCGGAAGCATACCGGGAGCTGTTCCAATCCGGGTCGAAGCCAAGAGAATTTAAGGGGGCATGGCCGTCGATGGAGGAGATCATCCAGCATCTTGAAGGTCAGGTTCGACGGATCGAGGAGCGATACGCCCATCGTTTGCAGGAAGCCGTGAAATCCCCGTATACGACCTCCAAAGGCTTGAAGCTCACGACCGTAGAGGAATTTCTTAGCTTCTGTCTCTACCATGAAGGCATGCATTTTGATAAAATCAAAACGATCCTGAATAGGGTAACGTACGTAAAGTAG
- a CDS encoding helix-turn-helix domain-containing protein: MIQWTHSEERLNRYAGHLPGEHLSFLVHYWGSVRNLATNAMHKHSFLEICYVDNGEGVYTEAGVDYPLQQGTAFCSRPDIYHRIQNVHQLDLLFVAFEVRNDPAEDHAMNYLRVLEGGPVWIEDAREAPSIHLWKSLLIHEQPGQSLPVTLLPPLAHALLESFAVLFGRKPSLPEGPESSSGFSHSAQLVQRAKLYIRDNLGRQQLSLIEVARFLNISSRQLSRLFATCIHESFSSFVRTERIRAAELMLTNSDDPIKLIAERTGFSSVHYFTRLFTMTKGIPPAAYRAKFKAVLAARTE; this comes from the coding sequence ATGATTCAATGGACTCACAGCGAGGAACGGCTCAATCGGTATGCCGGGCATCTTCCGGGCGAGCATCTTTCCTTCCTCGTGCATTATTGGGGAAGCGTCCGGAATTTGGCTACCAACGCGATGCACAAGCATTCCTTCCTGGAGATTTGTTACGTTGACAATGGCGAAGGCGTCTATACTGAAGCCGGGGTGGATTATCCCTTGCAACAAGGAACCGCCTTTTGTTCACGGCCGGACATTTATCATAGAATCCAAAACGTCCACCAACTGGATCTGTTATTCGTTGCCTTTGAAGTACGGAACGATCCGGCTGAGGATCACGCCATGAACTACTTACGTGTGCTGGAAGGAGGGCCGGTATGGATTGAGGATGCCCGCGAAGCTCCTTCAATCCATCTGTGGAAATCGCTGCTCATCCATGAACAGCCTGGACAATCACTGCCGGTTACGCTCTTGCCGCCCCTCGCACATGCGCTGCTCGAGTCCTTTGCCGTACTGTTCGGCCGAAAGCCTTCGCTCCCGGAAGGACCGGAATCTTCCTCCGGCTTCTCCCATTCCGCCCAGCTCGTTCAGCGGGCAAAGCTCTACATCCGGGATAACTTGGGCCGCCAGCAGCTGTCTTTAATCGAGGTTGCGCGATTTTTGAATATTTCCTCGCGCCAGCTGTCGCGTTTGTTCGCTACCTGCATTCATGAGTCATTTTCCAGCTTCGTCCGAACGGAGCGAATTCGGGCCGCTGAGCTAATGCTGACGAATTCCGATGACCCCATTAAGCTCATTGCAGAGCGTACCGGCTTTTCGTCCGTTCATTACTTCACGCGATTATTTACCATGACGAAGGGCATACCACCGGCAGCATACCGCGCTAAATTTAAAGCAGTCTTGGCAGCACGTACCGAATAA
- a CDS encoding MFS transporter, whose protein sequence is MFLSSTIGNMIFPFMSIYISGHLNPKLVSVLLITNVILGIAASLLGGYIGDRFGRKRLIAAAEGVRCIAFGVMAVWNSPDLTIPEVTLGMLVIHAVCSGMVGPANQAMLIDVSTPEQRKGIYSMVYWINNLSIAIGSLIGAFMFREYLFELLLALVITSFIIWLLIVVLIQDPYKPPVEQQGTAGRHLRLMLSSYKDVFADRTFILFVVSTALVLSMEFHLSHYIGMRLAGEMPEQRLLWWNIRGIEMTGILRTENTILVVTLALFAAQTLRRRNERTILWLSWIVFVGSYAVISYTTQAWLLVLMMVVASLAEVVRVPIEQSYFASLPPEHARSSYLAVSSLKHNLTLLICSVTVFISTYVPDFVTTLLITLTGTAGIVMFMRIMPAFDQRPAAGYTSSQ, encoded by the coding sequence ATTTTCTTAAGCTCGACGATCGGAAATATGATATTCCCGTTCATGTCCATTTACATTTCCGGGCACCTCAACCCGAAGCTGGTTAGCGTCTTGCTCATAACCAATGTCATTCTTGGCATCGCTGCAAGCTTGTTAGGCGGATATATAGGAGACCGTTTCGGCAGGAAAAGATTGATAGCTGCAGCGGAGGGGGTCCGATGCATCGCATTTGGGGTCATGGCGGTATGGAATTCGCCTGATCTAACGATTCCTGAGGTGACGTTGGGCATGCTGGTCATCCATGCCGTGTGCTCCGGAATGGTTGGGCCAGCCAATCAAGCTATGCTGATCGATGTAAGCACGCCCGAACAGCGTAAAGGGATTTACTCCATGGTCTATTGGATCAACAACCTATCTATTGCCATCGGGAGTCTGATTGGAGCTTTTATGTTCCGGGAATATTTATTTGAACTGCTGCTTGCCCTTGTTATTACTTCATTCATTATTTGGTTGCTGATCGTAGTTCTGATTCAAGATCCTTACAAGCCCCCGGTAGAACAGCAAGGCACTGCGGGCCGGCATTTGCGGCTCATGCTGAGCAGTTATAAGGATGTATTCGCTGACCGGACGTTCATCCTGTTTGTGGTATCAACGGCTTTGGTTCTCTCCATGGAGTTTCACTTGAGCCATTATATTGGTATGAGACTTGCCGGGGAGATGCCTGAGCAGCGGCTGCTGTGGTGGAACATAAGGGGGATAGAAATGACCGGCATCCTTCGAACCGAGAACACGATTCTTGTGGTGACTCTGGCTTTGTTCGCGGCGCAAACATTGAGAAGGCGAAACGAGCGGACCATCCTGTGGTTGAGCTGGATCGTATTTGTCGGCAGCTATGCCGTCATCTCGTACACAACCCAGGCATGGCTTCTGGTCCTAATGATGGTTGTGGCTTCCTTGGCTGAAGTGGTGCGGGTACCCATCGAACAAAGCTATTTCGCATCGCTGCCGCCTGAGCATGCCAGAAGCTCCTATTTGGCCGTGAGCAGTCTGAAACACAACCTGACGCTGCTAATTTGTTCGGTCACGGTATTCATTAGCACCTATGTACCGGATTTTGTGACAACGCTGCTCATTACACTTACAGGAACTGCCGGTATCGTCATGTTTATGCGAATAATGCCGGCCTTCGATCAAAGACCGGCCGCAGGGTACACATCAAGCCAGTAA
- a CDS encoding GNAT family N-acetyltransferase — protein MHIVTERLIIREFVENDWNQVLAYTADPVVMKYIPGGVFTEEKAKQFVLLHQGKNAKNYAVTLREGQALIGHIVFHPWFGEHTYEIGWVFHPGYQRNGYATEAAASTLKFAFCNLGLHRVVATCQPENIASYKVMEKIGMRREGHFIQCIPIEDATWWDEYYYAVLKAEWVLRSSRNGRDTE, from the coding sequence ATGCATATCGTGACAGAAAGATTGATCATACGGGAATTCGTTGAAAATGATTGGAATCAAGTACTGGCATACACCGCGGATCCGGTCGTGATGAAATATATCCCCGGGGGCGTATTTACTGAAGAGAAAGCGAAGCAGTTCGTGCTGCTCCATCAGGGCAAGAACGCCAAAAATTATGCGGTTACCCTTAGAGAGGGACAAGCGCTGATCGGTCATATCGTGTTTCACCCATGGTTCGGCGAGCACACGTACGAGATCGGCTGGGTATTCCATCCCGGATACCAGCGTAATGGATACGCAACGGAAGCCGCTGCATCCACGCTTAAATTTGCCTTCTGCAACCTTGGCTTGCATCGGGTCGTGGCTACCTGTCAGCCGGAGAACATCGCTTCTTACAAGGTGATGGAGAAGATCGGCATGCGCAGGGAAGGACATTTTATCCAGTGCATTCCAATCGAAGACGCCACCTGGTGGGACGAATACTATTATGCTGTGCTGAAAGCGGAATGGGTGCTTCGTTCAAGCCGGAACGGCAGGGATACGGAATAG
- a CDS encoding LysR family transcriptional regulator — protein MNLHALRIFNDVSKTGSITRSAQNLLLSQPAVTAQIRNLERELGLKLVEARGRNIGLTEAGELLAQHSQRLFAMEAEIEGVMAAMKSGLLGSLKICATELPEHTLLHSWVARYKLEHPEVAIQLLKGHARSALQRLLEEQVHISVVFGNWPIEDDAVDYFTIMEDELIFAVPDSHGLAGREVTLDELVEEPFVMREEGSYTRNQLLAIMRSAGYDQPRCSILIEGLKETAEAVKSGFGIALLPSLFVKKELASGQLKRIHVQGVKLPHPIRVCTRKHGTESPVIRLFISFIQSDIRTADQTIEG, from the coding sequence ATGAACCTTCATGCTCTTCGAATATTTAACGATGTCTCCAAAACAGGAAGCATCACGCGTTCAGCACAAAACCTCCTCTTAAGCCAGCCGGCAGTCACCGCGCAAATTCGAAATCTTGAGCGCGAGCTCGGTTTGAAGCTCGTTGAGGCCAGGGGAAGGAATATCGGTCTTACCGAAGCGGGTGAGCTTCTGGCTCAGCATTCACAGCGGTTATTCGCAATGGAGGCTGAAATCGAGGGCGTCATGGCTGCGATGAAATCAGGACTCCTGGGAAGCTTGAAAATTTGCGCGACGGAGCTTCCGGAACATACGCTGCTGCACAGCTGGGTAGCGCGCTATAAGCTCGAGCATCCCGAAGTGGCGATCCAGCTGCTCAAGGGCCATGCCCGATCTGCTTTGCAGCGATTGCTGGAGGAACAGGTCCATATTTCGGTCGTTTTCGGCAATTGGCCGATTGAGGATGATGCCGTTGATTATTTCACCATCATGGAAGATGAGCTGATATTTGCAGTCCCAGACAGCCACGGGCTTGCGGGGCGGGAGGTTACGCTCGATGAACTGGTGGAGGAGCCTTTTGTCATGAGAGAGGAGGGGAGCTACACGCGCAACCAACTGCTCGCGATCATGCGATCCGCCGGATACGATCAGCCCCGCTGCTCGATCCTGATCGAAGGACTGAAAGAAACGGCTGAGGCCGTTAAATCAGGCTTCGGCATCGCGCTTTTGCCTTCGCTGTTCGTGAAGAAAGAGCTTGCTTCCGGTCAGCTTAAGCGGATCCATGTCCAAGGTGTGAAGCTGCCGCATCCAATTCGGGTGTGCACGCGAAAGCACGGGACCGAATCGCCCGTCATTCGCTTATTCATTTCCTTTATCCAATCCGATATAAGGACGGCAGACCAGACAATCGAAGGATGA
- a CDS encoding ATP-binding protein, with amino-acid sequence MLPYSVPYQDFAFEHAIMGMAIVSMEGEVLQVNAALCELLGCSKQEVMDGTFRALNDGGILEVIRQKAADGRLEPSPMTALHVDVKYEHPEGRNLHLKLHFSASAEAPAPIRHCLVQFEDLTPVYELEEQLVQKEMKLSEREDGFLELLEELPLSAFITKNGIVQYVNQATLRLLHASDAADVIGISTDVVVDPSSHHKLARRRTRYAKYREIGPVTYLINCFDGQQKIVSGFTLITTYQGEKAALSIFKDITEQKMEEDRIMQSEKLTTAGQLAAGIAHEIRNPLTSINGFIKLLRTSEKSNKLYFDIIESELKRIELIVNELLVLSKPEIAHVSKPLDVLDIIEQIVTLMKVQAAMNNIEIIPRYPAEPVYVHGETNQLKQVFINLLKNAMEAMDQGGTITLSIHQSDSDVRIIVQDDGIGMTPEQIKSLGQPFYTTKDSGTGLGYMITKNIVHNHGGSIDVKSSPERGTSFTIQLPVL; translated from the coding sequence GTGCTCCCCTATTCTGTCCCTTATCAGGATTTTGCTTTTGAACACGCTATCATGGGAATGGCGATCGTTTCAATGGAAGGAGAAGTGCTTCAAGTCAATGCAGCTTTGTGCGAGTTATTAGGCTGTTCCAAACAAGAAGTAATGGATGGAACGTTCAGAGCGTTAAACGACGGAGGAATTCTGGAAGTGATCAGGCAAAAGGCAGCAGATGGTCGATTGGAGCCTTCCCCGATGACGGCACTCCACGTTGATGTGAAATACGAACATCCTGAGGGACGGAATCTGCACTTGAAGCTTCACTTCTCGGCGTCCGCTGAAGCGCCAGCGCCGATCCGCCATTGCTTGGTCCAATTTGAGGATCTGACACCTGTTTACGAGCTGGAGGAACAGCTTGTACAGAAGGAAATGAAACTGTCTGAGAGGGAGGATGGCTTCCTGGAACTGCTGGAGGAGCTCCCGCTATCCGCGTTCATTACAAAGAACGGAATTGTCCAGTACGTTAATCAGGCTACGCTGCGGCTGCTTCATGCCTCGGATGCCGCTGACGTGATCGGAATTTCAACCGATGTCGTCGTAGATCCTTCCTCGCATCATAAGCTTGCAAGGCGAAGGACGCGTTACGCGAAATATCGGGAAATCGGGCCTGTTACATACCTGATCAATTGTTTCGACGGACAACAGAAAATCGTCTCCGGTTTCACGCTCATCACGACCTATCAAGGAGAGAAGGCGGCGCTTAGTATATTCAAAGATATAACCGAGCAGAAAATGGAGGAGGATCGCATCATGCAGTCCGAGAAGCTGACGACGGCAGGACAATTGGCTGCTGGCATCGCACATGAGATCCGTAATCCGCTAACGTCGATTAACGGGTTTATCAAGCTTCTTCGTACTTCGGAGAAGAGCAATAAGCTTTATTTTGATATCATCGAATCGGAGCTCAAACGGATTGAGCTGATCGTCAATGAGCTGCTGGTGCTGTCCAAGCCTGAAATCGCCCATGTCAGCAAGCCGCTTGACGTGCTCGACATCATCGAACAAATCGTTACCCTGATGAAGGTCCAGGCCGCGATGAACAATATCGAGATCATCCCGCGTTACCCGGCCGAGCCCGTGTACGTTCACGGGGAAACGAATCAACTGAAGCAGGTATTCATCAATCTGCTGAAGAACGCCATGGAGGCGATGGATCAAGGAGGAACGATTACACTCTCCATCCACCAAAGTGACAGCGATGTCCGCATCATCGTCCAGGATGATGGCATTGGCATGACGCCGGAGCAGATCAAGTCATTGGGACAACCCTTCTATACAACGAAGGACAGCGGAACCGGGCTCGGGTATATGATCACGAAAAACATCGTCCATAATCACGGCGGATCGATTGATGTGAAGAGCTCTCCGGAACGGGGGACCAGCTTTACGATTCAGCTGCCCGTATTGTGA
- a CDS encoding peptidase, producing MNKIYKVLATTTLLAMAAMPAVSAQAVSPTLNSGQGSVQQQVKVVPGTMGYITDYANDSNGKWITVTGRGLGPADQSEIRLSVNQDTKIIDAKGNKVQLQSIIDKNKAIKAFYSPNITKSLPAQGQALTIIALDRDFAAIDGTISEISKAGILVEGHNLYTSNEETIRLHLDPKAKIIDQNGNTLDESELKAGMQVKSFYGPAVAMSLPPQSTTNYILVNTEAAELPDLDQPAGTTGIITDTTDGTITVIGQALETGGVNYVILTVDEETEIVDKNGAALSRDVLKEDVRIEALYSQVMTLIYPARTHADKIVVSDTKAPKIEGTVAESERNSKEQLYINVGSDSSTNNDVILNISKDTQIIAGLGPDAELAPGTKITAYHSPVMTKSLPPITAAEVIIVHQDQE from the coding sequence ATGAACAAAATCTACAAAGTACTCGCAACGACAACACTCCTTGCGATGGCAGCCATGCCGGCTGTTAGCGCGCAGGCAGTGTCTCCCACCTTAAATTCAGGTCAAGGCAGCGTACAGCAGCAAGTGAAAGTTGTGCCTGGAACGATGGGTTATATCACGGATTACGCAAATGACAGCAATGGGAAATGGATTACCGTAACCGGACGCGGGCTCGGGCCTGCGGACCAAAGCGAGATCCGTTTGTCGGTGAACCAAGATACGAAGATCATCGACGCCAAAGGCAATAAAGTGCAGCTGCAGTCTATTATCGATAAGAACAAAGCGATCAAAGCATTTTACAGCCCGAACATCACCAAAAGCCTGCCGGCACAAGGTCAAGCATTGACTATCATCGCGCTGGACAGAGACTTTGCGGCGATAGACGGAACCATCTCTGAAATCAGCAAAGCCGGTATCCTTGTGGAAGGACACAACCTCTACACATCCAATGAGGAGACCATCCGGCTCCATCTTGATCCGAAAGCTAAAATCATTGACCAGAACGGAAATACGCTGGACGAAAGCGAGCTTAAAGCCGGCATGCAGGTGAAGTCGTTCTATGGTCCGGCCGTTGCCATGAGCCTTCCTCCGCAATCGACAACCAACTATATCCTGGTTAACACCGAAGCTGCAGAGCTGCCTGATCTTGACCAGCCTGCGGGAACGACCGGCATCATCACGGACACGACAGATGGCACGATCACCGTCATTGGTCAGGCTCTTGAAACCGGCGGCGTGAATTACGTCATCTTAACGGTGGACGAAGAGACGGAGATCGTAGACAAGAATGGAGCTGCGCTCAGCCGCGACGTTTTGAAGGAAGACGTGCGCATTGAGGCATTGTACTCCCAGGTGATGACGCTGATTTATCCTGCCCGGACCCATGCCGACAAGATTGTGGTATCCGATACGAAGGCTCCGAAGATCGAAGGAACCGTCGCCGAATCGGAGCGGAATTCAAAGGAACAGCTCTATATCAATGTGGGATCGGATTCCTCCACCAACAATGACGTGATCCTCAACATTTCGAAGGATACACAGATTATTGCCGGACTTGGCCCGGATGCAGAGCTTGCACCCGGCACCAAAATTACAGCATATCATTCGCCGGTCATGACGAAATCGCTGCCGCCAATTACGGCTGCCGAAGTGATCATCGTTCATCAGGATCAAGAGTAA
- a CDS encoding HEPN domain-containing protein has protein sequence MSIYEKLFELFPDAQSIALAGLYGESISEFQLSDNIFIMSKREEFDNLYHPRLGPYVIKPDYYLVGISSDKRYSMPFRKLNKVSDVLSSISLAHQALCIFHNAPYSLGEVYGFLKGSHGSYGLSDPSISGRNVELDLDLFRLDTMPHSFFNRYKNEKKFDDEVKKFFEQMATEYVEGKEKKWLLAATKYTSGRCKVFAEDAILDLAVSLESLLSFDNEQIGYKLRLHLALLVGETYSERLQIREDVRKFYNFRSTVVHGSKLLLTEEKIAVVERVGKYISKALIKTCGKNIKKEVIPELEYMMLLGTPRYLSERVMVRVSELEIVDSICKFHGINNYVSYEAFFEENANPDDDNADLLIKFNFGNGKSETYPASFYLSRVVGLMQVNRFTQWLTREEEKGYCYLISYSTKPN, from the coding sequence ATGAGTATTTACGAGAAACTATTTGAATTATTTCCAGATGCACAAAGTATAGCTTTGGCTGGATTGTATGGAGAGAGTATATCGGAGTTTCAACTCAGTGATAACATTTTTATTATGAGTAAAAGGGAAGAGTTCGATAATTTATATCATCCAAGACTAGGACCATATGTAATAAAACCTGACTATTATTTAGTGGGAATATCAAGTGACAAAAGATACTCTATGCCATTTAGAAAGTTAAATAAGGTAAGTGATGTACTATCGTCTATTTCCTTAGCGCATCAAGCATTGTGTATATTCCATAATGCACCTTACAGTTTAGGTGAAGTGTACGGCTTTCTAAAAGGAAGTCATGGGAGTTATGGGTTATCTGACCCATCAATTTCTGGAAGAAATGTAGAGTTGGACTTGGATTTGTTCAGACTGGATACAATGCCGCATTCGTTTTTTAATCGCTACAAGAATGAGAAAAAGTTTGATGATGAGGTTAAGAAATTCTTTGAACAAATGGCAACTGAATATGTAGAAGGTAAAGAAAAAAAGTGGCTCCTAGCTGCAACTAAATATACCTCTGGAAGGTGTAAAGTCTTCGCAGAGGATGCCATACTGGACTTAGCTGTTTCTCTTGAAAGCTTGCTTTCCTTCGATAATGAACAAATAGGATATAAATTAAGACTTCATCTTGCACTGCTTGTTGGTGAAACTTACAGTGAGCGGCTTCAAATTAGAGAAGATGTTAGAAAATTCTACAATTTCAGAAGTACCGTTGTACATGGTAGTAAACTTTTGCTAACAGAAGAGAAAATCGCTGTTGTAGAGAGAGTTGGAAAGTATATAAGCAAGGCTTTAATAAAAACGTGTGGTAAGAACATTAAAAAAGAGGTTATTCCAGAACTTGAATACATGATGTTATTGGGTACTCCAAGGTATTTAAGCGAGAGGGTAATGGTTAGAGTGTCAGAATTGGAAATAGTAGATTCAATATGCAAATTTCACGGTATAAATAATTACGTATCTTATGAAGCTTTTTTTGAGGAAAACGCTAATCCTGACGATGATAACGCTGATTTATTGATAAAGTTTAATTTTGGGAATGGTAAGTCGGAAACATATCCTGCATCATTCTATCTTTCAAGAGTCGTAGGGCTAATGCAAGTAAACCGTTTTACTCAATGGCTGACACGGGAAGAAGAGAAGGGGTATTGTTATTTAATTAGTTACAGCACCAAGCCAAATTAG
- a CDS encoding YdcF family protein — translation MQNVSRSYKNKGSRTRTIRRIVLSAAAVIMAYVVYAGVVIWTFGAKAEPVKSDAAIVLGAAVWDGKPSPVFQGRIDHALWLYEHQYVDKLIFTGGRGSALESAESEVARDYALARGVPEADIMIETASKITEENLSYAQAAGEREGLSTYLIVSDPLHMKRAMTMAEDYGMIAYPSPTDRSAYRTLRSKIPFLLREMFYYTGYVVLSPFR, via the coding sequence ATGCAGAATGTAAGCCGCTCCTACAAAAATAAAGGAAGCAGAACAAGGACGATCCGGCGAATCGTCCTTTCAGCTGCTGCCGTGATTATGGCCTATGTAGTGTATGCGGGCGTTGTCATTTGGACTTTCGGAGCAAAGGCCGAGCCTGTAAAATCCGATGCGGCCATTGTGCTAGGGGCCGCTGTGTGGGACGGAAAACCCTCTCCCGTATTCCAGGGACGCATTGACCATGCTTTATGGCTGTATGAGCATCAGTATGTAGATAAGCTGATCTTTACGGGAGGACGGGGCTCCGCCCTTGAGTCAGCCGAATCCGAGGTTGCCCGGGATTACGCGCTTGCCCGGGGAGTTCCGGAAGCAGATATTATGATCGAAACGGCATCCAAGATTACGGAAGAGAATTTGTCCTATGCCCAGGCGGCAGGTGAACGTGAAGGATTATCCACGTATTTGATCGTCAGCGACCCGCTTCATATGAAGCGAGCGATGACGATGGCAGAGGATTATGGAATGATAGCATATCCGTCACCGACGGATCGGAGCGCATACCGAACCCTCCGAAGTAAGATTCCTTTTCTTCTTAGGGAAATGTTTTATTACACGGGTTATGTAGTGCTGTCACCTTTTCGCTGA
- a CDS encoding phytanoyl-CoA dioxygenase family protein gives MINEQDVQFYKDYGYLLVRNVFDQAEVEEMREAVEKIIRRAARAKADQNHAWQGDYLPPEQLKKLVLKGFHDVHYHDAAFMRAAIHPRMTAVLQQIIGPNVQLHHSKMLVKPPSNGAAFPMHQDYPYFPHRDHTMLAASIHLDDADTENGCLCVVPGSHKEGILPHVGSYYLNHKEYPISSGTPCPASAGDVLFFNYLTIHGSDVNRSERTRRNVLFQYRDASDLPTANVHFDWGMGLMVSGENPDFNNVKPKYEILNEK, from the coding sequence ATGATCAATGAACAAGATGTTCAATTTTACAAAGACTATGGGTATTTGCTGGTCCGGAACGTGTTCGATCAGGCGGAAGTGGAAGAGATGAGGGAAGCGGTTGAGAAGATTATCCGGAGGGCGGCGCGAGCCAAGGCGGATCAGAACCACGCTTGGCAGGGCGATTATCTGCCGCCCGAGCAGCTGAAGAAGCTGGTGCTGAAAGGGTTTCATGATGTGCACTATCATGATGCCGCTTTCATGCGCGCCGCCATTCACCCGCGAATGACCGCCGTGCTGCAGCAAATCATCGGACCGAATGTGCAGCTGCATCATTCCAAAATGCTGGTGAAGCCTCCCTCAAACGGAGCGGCCTTCCCCATGCATCAGGATTATCCTTACTTCCCTCATCGTGATCATACCATGCTTGCGGCGAGCATTCACCTCGATGATGCGGATACAGAGAACGGGTGCCTGTGTGTCGTACCCGGTTCGCACAAAGAAGGAATACTCCCTCATGTAGGCTCGTACTACCTGAACCACAAGGAATACCCTATATCCTCAGGGACGCCTTGCCCGGCCTCGGCGGGAGATGTGCTCTTCTTCAACTATCTGACCATCCATGGGTCGGACGTAAACCGCAGCGAGCGAACAAGGCGAAACGTGTTGTTCCAATATCGGGATGCTTCGGATCTTCCGACGGCGAACGTTCACTTTGATTGGGGAATGGGGCTGATGGTCAGCGGCGAAAACCCCGATTTTAATAACGTGAAGCCGAAATACGAGATTCTGAATGAGAAATGA
- a CDS encoding Lrp/AsnC family transcriptional regulator, with the protein MDRTDVQILEMLQNQARLSMTELGKLIGLSQPAVTERVRKLEEQDVIIGYRAVVSPEKLNKHCMAYLLFHTKHCENFIAFCEQSNEVVECHRISGQHNYLIKVVCDSMRALEAFINQTGQFGDSTTLIVMSSPIENRVLLPSQVED; encoded by the coding sequence GTGGATCGAACGGACGTGCAAATCCTCGAAATGCTGCAAAATCAAGCACGGCTTTCCATGACGGAGCTGGGCAAGCTCATCGGGTTGTCTCAGCCGGCGGTAACCGAGAGGGTCCGCAAGCTGGAAGAGCAGGACGTCATTATCGGATATCGGGCCGTCGTGTCGCCTGAGAAGCTGAACAAGCACTGTATGGCGTATTTACTGTTCCATACGAAGCATTGCGAGAATTTCATTGCTTTCTGCGAGCAATCGAACGAGGTTGTCGAATGCCACCGTATCAGCGGTCAACATAATTATCTTATAAAAGTGGTCTGCGACTCGATGCGTGCACTCGAAGCCTTCATCAACCAAACAGGGCAATTCGGCGATTCCACGACCTTGATCGTCATGTCGTCCCCGATTGAGAACAGGGTGCTGCTGCCTTCACAGGTTGAAGACTAG